Proteins co-encoded in one Paraburkholderia terrae genomic window:
- the msrA gene encoding peptide-methionine (S)-S-oxide reductase MsrA encodes MSQSVETATLGGGCFWCLEAVYLGVDGVTSVESGYAGGQVDNPSYEQVCDGDTGHAEVVNVEFDPARITYREILDIFFAIHDPTQLNRQGNDVGTQYRSVIFTHSDAQRDTALQAIREIGAEGIYDGQIVTQVLPLDGNYFAAEAYHQNYFAQHPDQGYCAFVVAPKVAKFRQKFAHRIKAGA; translated from the coding sequence ATGAGTCAGTCAGTCGAGACCGCCACACTGGGCGGCGGGTGTTTCTGGTGTCTGGAGGCGGTGTATCTGGGCGTCGATGGGGTGACGTCGGTGGAATCGGGGTATGCGGGCGGTCAGGTCGACAATCCGTCGTACGAGCAGGTCTGCGACGGCGACACGGGGCACGCGGAAGTCGTCAACGTCGAGTTCGATCCGGCGCGCATCACCTACCGCGAGATCCTCGATATTTTCTTCGCGATCCATGATCCGACCCAGCTTAACCGCCAGGGAAACGATGTTGGCACGCAATACCGGTCGGTGATCTTCACCCACTCGGACGCGCAGCGCGACACGGCGTTGCAGGCGATCCGCGAGATCGGCGCCGAAGGCATCTATGACGGCCAGATCGTCACGCAGGTGCTGCCGCTGGACGGTAACTACTTTGCTGCCGAGGCGTATCACCAGAACTACTTCGCGCAGCATCCGGATCAGGGCTATTGCGCGTTCGTCGTCGCGCCGAAGGTGGCGAAGTTCCGGCAGAAGTTCGCGCATCGGATCAAGGCGGGCGCGTGA